A portion of the Granulosicoccus antarcticus IMCC3135 genome contains these proteins:
- the yjgA gene encoding ribosome biogenesis factor YjgA, with translation MIDDELESNMDDSELPDDDQEEISRSQRKREADSVRDLGAHLAELGASELATIPIPEDILGAIHELHRIKAHGARKRQLGFLAKRMRQIDVEPVEAALEKIRQTARANTKNLHLVENWRDRLLGEVEGEGAKDALTAFLDEFVEADRQQFRHMQKQSIAERTAKRPPAATRQLFKAIRDVVMPAQSND, from the coding sequence ATGATAGACGACGAACTTGAAAGTAACATGGACGATTCCGAATTACCGGATGACGACCAGGAAGAGATCAGTAGAAGTCAGCGCAAACGGGAAGCGGACTCAGTTCGTGATCTGGGTGCCCATCTGGCTGAACTGGGGGCCAGTGAACTGGCCACTATCCCGATTCCCGAAGACATACTGGGTGCTATCCACGAGCTCCACCGCATAAAAGCGCATGGTGCCCGCAAACGGCAGCTGGGGTTTCTTGCCAAGCGCATGCGTCAGATTGACGTCGAACCTGTCGAAGCCGCTCTGGAAAAAATTCGCCAGACAGCTCGAGCGAACACAAAAAACCTGCACCTGGTTGAAAACTGGCGAGACCGACTGCTTGGCGAAGTGGAAGGCGAAGGCGCCAAAGACGCTCTGACCGCCTTTCTTGATGAATTTGTGGAAGCCGACAGACAACAATTCAGGCATATGCAGAAGCAATCCATCGCCGAACGCACGGCTAAACGCCCGCCTGCAGCGACGCGTCAGTTGTTCAAAGCCATCCGCGACGTCGTAATGCCCGCACAAAGCAATGACTGA
- a CDS encoding dicarboxylate/amino acid:cation symporter, translated as MSSTGKSSLTTKVLVGMALGIAVGLAINLMGMNTPGSFVNEYVVGGLFNAIGSMFINALKMLVVPLVIFSLICGVCGIGDIRALGRVGGKSFALYMLTTAVAIATAIIIASTFGIGKGMNQASDASFSASEAPPLVQVLIDIIPSNPIRSMANGDMLPIIFFSILLGISMLLVGRKAKAMIEAAEVANEVMMKMVTIVMSVAPYAVFVLIAKAVAELGIDLLASLAGYVAVLVGALLVHLFVTLMVVLKVFSGLSPTMFLKKIRNVQVFAFSTASSNATIPVTMRTVTERFGVNNSVASFSVPFGATINMDGTAIMQGVATVFIANVYGVELGVVGYLTVILMSVLASIGTAGVPGVGLIMLSMVFAQVGLPIEGIGLVLGVDRLMDMIRTAVNVSGDAAVSCIVAKSEGKLDQRVFDDPDAGTYETGDDLHIDHDVETEMAEAIAATRENAPKATRPVGEPTV; from the coding sequence ATGAGTAGTACAGGAAAATCAAGCCTGACCACCAAGGTATTGGTGGGGATGGCGTTGGGCATTGCTGTCGGGTTGGCTATCAATCTGATGGGAATGAACACGCCCGGATCCTTTGTCAATGAATATGTAGTAGGTGGCTTATTCAATGCCATCGGCAGCATGTTCATCAATGCCTTGAAGATGCTCGTGGTGCCTCTGGTCATATTCTCCCTGATTTGCGGTGTTTGCGGAATTGGCGACATACGAGCACTGGGTCGAGTCGGCGGCAAGTCATTTGCGCTTTATATGTTGACCACCGCTGTTGCAATCGCCACAGCGATTATCATCGCCAGCACTTTTGGTATTGGCAAAGGAATGAATCAGGCCAGCGACGCTTCATTTTCAGCCTCGGAAGCACCGCCTCTGGTACAGGTGTTGATTGATATCATTCCAAGCAACCCGATCCGTTCGATGGCGAATGGCGACATGCTACCCATCATCTTCTTTTCCATTCTGCTTGGTATCAGCATGCTGCTGGTTGGCAGAAAAGCGAAGGCTATGATCGAAGCGGCGGAAGTTGCGAACGAAGTCATGATGAAGATGGTCACCATCGTCATGTCAGTAGCTCCTTATGCAGTTTTTGTCCTGATTGCCAAGGCGGTAGCCGAGTTGGGAATCGATCTGCTGGCCTCATTGGCAGGCTATGTGGCTGTATTGGTCGGTGCTCTGCTGGTACATCTGTTCGTCACGCTGATGGTTGTTCTGAAGGTTTTCTCAGGCTTGAGTCCGACCATGTTCCTGAAAAAAATTCGCAATGTTCAGGTCTTTGCATTCAGTACTGCTAGCTCCAATGCCACGATCCCTGTCACCATGCGGACCGTCACTGAGCGCTTTGGGGTGAACAACTCTGTTGCCTCTTTCTCTGTGCCTTTCGGTGCCACCATCAATATGGATGGAACTGCAATCATGCAGGGTGTGGCGACCGTTTTCATCGCCAACGTATATGGTGTGGAATTGGGTGTGGTCGGTTATCTCACCGTCATCCTGATGTCCGTACTGGCATCGATTGGTACCGCAGGCGTGCCGGGTGTTGGCTTGATCATGCTATCGATGGTATTCGCACAAGTTGGGCTGCCTATTGAAGGCATCGGACTGGTACTGGGTGTCGATCGTCTGATGGATATGATCAGAACCGCTGTCAACGTCTCAGGTGATGCGGCCGTGTCATGCATCGTGGCCAAGAGCGAAGGCAAGCTGGATCAACGCGTGTTTGATGATCCGGACGCTGGCACTTACGAAACAGGCGATGATCTGCATATCGATCATGACGTTGAGACGGAAATGGCAGAAGCCATTGCTGCCACACGTGAAAATGCGCCCAAAGCGACTCGACCAGTTGGCGAGCCTACTGTCTAG
- a CDS encoding PQQ-dependent sugar dehydrogenase, whose translation MCTSQLHGAFGESTSLAFNPIWRIIITTGSTNLFSRLVAMIGATAILFRRWGVNNDTPATGSNPDIPQAKPQGIPTLKMPTAKGWEPGHVPTAAPGLTVNAFATDLIHPRWIHVLPNNDVLVAEALQETGPVKTAFDYAMVSTMKRAAAIGVSANRITLFRDSNGDGVGDIRNVFLDKQRQPFGMASLGDKFYVGNTDGIVVFPYEEGATRITGEGRKLVDFKPGGHWTRSLLPNSDGTKLYAGVGSMTNIADKGMQEEEGRAAIYELDLESGNSRVFASGLRNPVGMAWEPTTQTLWTVVNERDGLGDEVPPDYLTSVQEGGFYGWPYCYWGKTVDDRVPQDAAMVATAIRPDYALGGHTASLGLCWMPAGTLSGFDEDGMVIGQHGSWNRSTLSGYRVVFVPFHDGKPSGPPRDILSDFLAPDEKYSYGRPVGVTIGPDNCLLVADDVGNVIWRVSGAS comes from the coding sequence ATGTGTACCAGTCAACTACACGGGGCCTTTGGTGAATCGACTTCGCTGGCCTTTAACCCCATCTGGAGAATTATCATTACTACTGGATCCACCAACCTGTTCTCGCGTCTGGTCGCCATGATTGGTGCAACCGCCATATTATTCAGGCGCTGGGGAGTTAATAATGACACCCCGGCAACGGGCTCGAACCCGGACATTCCACAGGCAAAACCGCAAGGCATCCCCACACTGAAAATGCCCACCGCCAAAGGCTGGGAACCAGGCCATGTCCCGACTGCCGCACCAGGCCTGACAGTCAATGCCTTTGCAACCGATCTTATCCATCCGCGCTGGATTCACGTATTGCCCAATAACGATGTATTGGTCGCTGAGGCCCTGCAGGAAACAGGACCGGTCAAGACCGCTTTTGACTATGCCATGGTCAGCACCATGAAACGCGCAGCCGCTATTGGTGTATCAGCCAATCGGATCACACTGTTCCGGGACAGTAACGGCGATGGGGTTGGCGATATCCGCAACGTTTTCCTGGATAAGCAACGCCAGCCCTTCGGCATGGCATCACTGGGTGACAAATTCTACGTCGGCAATACCGATGGCATCGTGGTTTTTCCTTACGAGGAAGGGGCAACCCGAATCACGGGAGAAGGCCGCAAACTGGTCGACTTCAAACCCGGTGGTCACTGGACCCGAAGCCTGCTGCCCAACTCTGATGGTACAAAGCTATATGCCGGTGTCGGTTCGATGACCAACATTGCCGATAAAGGCATGCAAGAGGAAGAAGGCCGCGCTGCCATCTACGAACTGGATCTGGAATCGGGCAATTCCCGAGTTTTTGCATCCGGCCTGCGAAACCCGGTCGGCATGGCCTGGGAACCCACGACCCAGACGCTGTGGACTGTCGTTAACGAGCGTGATGGATTAGGCGACGAGGTACCACCCGACTACCTGACATCCGTGCAAGAAGGTGGCTTCTATGGCTGGCCCTATTGCTATTGGGGCAAGACGGTGGATGATCGCGTGCCACAGGACGCCGCAATGGTTGCGACCGCCATCCGGCCCGATTATGCACTCGGTGGGCATACAGCATCGCTCGGCCTATGCTGGATGCCAGCCGGAACCTTGTCAGGCTTTGATGAGGACGGCATGGTCATCGGCCAACACGGCTCGTGGAACCGCAGCACCTTGAGTGGCTACCGCGTCGTTTTCGTACCCTTCCATGATGGCAAGCCGTCTGGCCCACCGCGCGACATCCTCAGCGATTTTCTGGCTCCGGATGAAAAGTATTCTTATGGCCGCCCGGTAGGCGTCACCATCGGCCCCGATAACTGCCTGCTGGTTGCCGATGATGTCGGTAACGTGATCTGGCGCGTGAGCGGCGCCAGCTAA
- a CDS encoding D-amino acid dehydrogenase translates to MKHIAVIGAGITGVTTCYSLLQRGYSVTVFDKHRYAAMQTSFANGGQLSASNAEVWTQSSTILKGIKWMLRKDAPLLVNPKPDWHKYSWMAEFMSNIPHYEKNTIESARLAIAAREHLFSWAERENIEFDHQTRGILHMYQNQQGFEHATRVNKMLADGGLERKAVTVEEMKAIEPALGGDLYAGYYTPSDSTGDIHKYTRGLAAACVRLGATFVYDSSVQQLHHDGAGVRLEFTQSGSANSETESYDGVVICAGIESRRLGAQLGDRVNIYPVKGYSITVNLPDEESQSAAAWVSLLDDDAKVVTSRLGKDRFRIAGTAEFNGVNYDIRDDRIRPLIDWCRRYFPRVDTEHVVPWAGLRPMMPNMMPRVGAGKLRGVYYNTGHGHLGWTLSAATAEAVGDVVMQSMPVDRPEGVSAPVWVHSAQG, encoded by the coding sequence ATGAAGCATATAGCCGTTATCGGTGCCGGAATTACTGGCGTTACCACCTGTTATTCCCTGCTACAACGAGGTTATAGCGTTACGGTGTTCGACAAACACCGATACGCTGCCATGCAGACCTCGTTTGCCAACGGTGGCCAGCTCTCGGCCTCGAATGCCGAAGTGTGGACCCAGTCTTCCACCATCCTGAAGGGCATCAAATGGATGTTGAGGAAGGATGCGCCATTGCTGGTCAATCCCAAGCCGGACTGGCACAAGTACTCCTGGATGGCTGAGTTCATGAGCAACATTCCCCACTACGAGAAGAACACCATCGAGTCTGCTCGTCTGGCCATCGCTGCAAGGGAGCATCTGTTTTCCTGGGCTGAGCGCGAGAATATAGAATTCGATCATCAGACACGCGGCATCCTGCATATGTATCAGAACCAGCAGGGTTTCGAGCACGCGACTCGCGTCAACAAGATGTTGGCCGATGGCGGGCTTGAGCGCAAGGCCGTTACCGTGGAAGAGATGAAGGCCATCGAGCCTGCATTGGGTGGTGATCTGTATGCCGGCTATTACACACCGAGCGACTCTACAGGTGATATCCACAAATACACGCGTGGGCTGGCTGCTGCTTGTGTGCGTCTGGGGGCCACGTTTGTCTATGATTCGTCTGTCCAGCAGTTGCATCATGACGGCGCCGGGGTCAGGTTGGAATTTACCCAGTCTGGCAGTGCCAACAGTGAAACTGAAAGTTACGATGGGGTCGTGATCTGCGCTGGTATCGAGAGTCGCAGACTGGGCGCGCAATTGGGTGATCGCGTGAATATCTACCCGGTGAAAGGCTATTCCATAACGGTCAATCTGCCTGATGAGGAAAGCCAATCAGCGGCTGCCTGGGTCAGTTTGCTGGATGATGATGCCAAGGTGGTGACCAGCCGTCTGGGTAAGGATCGTTTTCGTATTGCTGGAACCGCTGAGTTCAACGGGGTCAACTACGATATTCGTGACGATCGGATCAGGCCATTGATTGATTGGTGTCGTCGATATTTTCCACGTGTTGATACTGAGCACGTGGTGCCGTGGGCAGGTCTTCGGCCGATGATGCCCAATATGATGCCGCGGGTTGGTGCGGGTAAATTGCGGGGTGTCTATTACAACACCGGACACGGGCATCTGGGCTGGACCTTGTCAGCAGCTACAGCCGAGGCGGTTGGGGATGTGGTCATGCAAAGCATGCCTGTTGACAGGCCAGAGGGTGTGTCTGCGCCGGTGTGGGTGCATAGCGCCCAGGGTTGA